Genomic window (Lutra lutra chromosome 17, mLutLut1.2, whole genome shotgun sequence):
CATGACTGAGTATTTCCACATACATATAAAGATCAGCCACTCCCTCCCATCATGTGTCTTGATCAACTTTCACCTTGCTTTGGTTCTTAAGACATGTGCTTTTTCTCCAAATCTGAAGATCTTTGCAACTGAGggactttgttcttttaaaatgctCCCTCTGTCTTCAGACCACATAAGTTTCCCATCACAGAATGACACATGATTGACTTTGAACATCTAGCTGTTGCTCTGTTTAATGAAGTCCGATTTCATTCTAAACTGTGCTGGGCAAAATAAGGTTGCAATAAATATCGAAACAAATGAATTGTTCtttctgattctccctctgttcctgaaTATTTCTCTGCTCTTAAATCCAGCCTCCATGTAGGGccgtcttttctctctctctctctttctgggagCTCCTAACTGTCCCACTTGCTTTGCTGGGAGGACCCCTAGCTTAGAGGTTATTTTGCCTTCCTCACAGAAGATGCAGGGGAGGTTGTAGAgaagaaggcttctctgaggacaGGGACAGCCCTGGGACTTGGGATAGAGGCATGTACATCAGTTAGGGATCATGCGTGGTGCACGTCTGTGGAAGCAGCCCAGAGAGCATGCAGAAGCCTAACCCTCATTTCTCTGGGGACATCCCATCTCCCCTCTTTCCTGCCCATTGCTGTCCCCCTCAAATGGACTGCAGCAAGATCTTTCTAGTGTGCAGATCTGACCCTGTAGCTCTCTCTAGGCCACGTGTTTCTTCCTGGCACTCAAGGTCAACATGATCTTCCACTAACCTACGCTTCCAGCCACGCCACCCACTTCTCCCACCTCAAACTCCAGCTTCACCATTCTGGATGATTCACCATCTCTGGGGCACACCAGGTGTTCTCACACCCCCAGGACTTTCTACAGGTTGTCCCTTCTATGACGATGAACATCATCCACCCAACCCTCTCCATACAGTGACCTCCAATGCAGCCTCCTTCTCCAGACTGCCTAGCCCCAGCTCatccctcttctttccctgcaCCATCACTTTGAcctcctctctggcctctggTCTCTCTCCTCTGGTCCATCCCCTACAAGGTCCCAGCGCTGCTCTTGTTCACAagccttccatggctccccactgACCTCAGGAGAAAGTTTAATTCTCTCAATCTGGGGTCTGAGGTCCTTTGGGATCTGgccccagctctgctctcccaccttctctcccaccccttaCCCACACACAGTGGTCTCCCAGCCCTCTTCCATCACTTCTTTCACTGCTACAAAAGGAGTTTGGGGGAAAGAGCCACCAGGAAGTCTAGTCCAAGGTGGAGTACTCACAGATGTtttcctggaggggaggagaaatgaaattgggctgtaaaagagaacaaagaacgTCTAGACTTGAGAGAGGCTGAAGTGGGATAAAAGCAAAAAAGCACTGCTAAGAATAAAATCCACTCTTTATTGCTCAAGCAAGTGTGCCAGGCACCGTTATATGTGTTCCACGTTTCGGAAATCTTGAATCCTCCCCAAAACAACCGCTGCCCTGTGAGGAATATACTCTTATTATccttactttacagatgagaagatcTGCACAGTGAAGGGAGGCCCTTCCCAAGGGTACGAAACTAacagagggcagagctgggattcaactCAGGTTTTGCCTGACTCGTGACACCTCCTCTGTAGGAAGAAGTCGAACCCGTTGAATAACCAAGGAGGGAGAGATGCTTGGGAGGGGTATTCCTGTATTCTCCTACCGGCAGGGTAAGACCTTAGCCCACATCCTCACTTGTCCCCAGTGATGCAAGGATGGGGCTGGGGTAAAACCAGGGTGAATTTGTACTGTCACATCACTGCTTTTATTAAGCATTAAGGGTCGGGTCTAGGCAGGTGGGGGGAAGGCAAAGTCTTGGTCAAGGATATTCTGGAGCGAGCAAGTGGGGGCCACAGGTCGAGTTGGATGTCACATGTCAGGATTAGTTGCCCTGAATGGTTTTTCGGATCCAGTGGCCATATCTGCAGACATCGGTGTAGACCCCTGGCTTCTCCTTGGATCCACAGGGAACATTACCCCATGACACAAGTCCTCGGAGACGGTCTCCACACACCAGCGGACCCCCAGAATCACCCTGTGGGAAACAGGGAGAGAATCAgatacagaaacacacagagagaaaaagacagagtgACAGGGCCGCCTAGccggctcagtctgtagagcatgtgaccttgatcttggggttgtagggtgtagggattacttaaaaataaaatctttgagaaagaaagaaacacagacagacagggagacagaaggacacacagagacatgtagagaaggagagggagagaaactcagaGATGGATAGCCTTggggacagagaggcagatagacacacacacagtcacagacAGGGAAATGGAGAGTGTAAGGGAGACTCAGAAATGTGGAGAAATAGAGAGAACATCAAGAtccagagaggcagggagaaaagaagagaaaacgaATAGAGATTGGGAACAGAGACTGAGAGCTCTGTCTTGGTCAcattgcttggtggggagcctgactctccctctccttctgctgctcccactgcttgtgctctctctctttcaaataaattgataaaatctttaaaagaagaagaaggaggaggaagaggaggagaaggtggagaaggaggaggaggaggagaaggagggagactgAGAGGTATGGAGAGAGGCGGAAGTGCAGAgtgaagaggagacagagagaaatatatatgtatattatacatataatatatatatacatacatacatacagtaaaATATATTGTGTGCATGGTTTTACATTTCATTACTTATGCATTATTTCTATAAATCTACTCATATAATagttatgtttatatatgtaaatatacatataaagagGCAAGAGTAGACAGAAAGGCATCTAAAGAGAGAACGGCACTCCAGTTACAAGATGGGTAAGTGCCAGGGGTGTAATGCACAGCATAGTGACTATCGTCAACACCGCTGTGTGATGTCTAGGAAGCTTGTTAAGATAGTGCATCCTAAAAGCTCTCATCACAAGGaagcaaaatttttcttttctgtttctttgctttgcttcccCTTCTTATTGAATCCGCGGGGGATGTTGGGTGCTAACTGGTCTGACTATGGTGACCATTCCACACCTACGGAATTACATCCTGCTCTATAACTGAAACTTCTACACTGATGTATGTGTGCTGACTGTATCTCCACAAAACTGGGGAGAGAAAAGACTGCTTCAGAAATGGGACTTGTCTGCtagtcttttctctgtgttcaAGTTGCTCTGTAGCACTGTTCCAAGCTccatctttttctccctcttgacTGGTCTCTTCACATCCCTCAATGGACTGGAGTAAATTTTGGCATAAATAGGAGAGACCCAGTGGATGAAGtggaaacaaaaaaacccaagttaaAGGAGGCATTTGGGagtggggatggagccctgtctCTCCCCAGCTGTGGTCCCCCTACCTCCAAAACTTGGTCAGGTCTAAACAGGACAGGCCCCTGTTTGAGGAAGGATGGTCCCCTCACACCATCTGCCTCCTTATGGTGTCTCTCTGTTCTTGATCTCTGTATCTCCCTCCTTGTTTCTGCATGTCCTGTCTCTGCTGGCTGTCTTTATATCTCTACCCATTCCTCGCTGTGTCTCTGAGTGTCCAACTGAGACTCTCTCCCTGGGATTCTCTCCCAGCATGTCTCTGAAAAGCTCTGTTTTGGTCTGTGAGTTTCTCTCTCTGCGTCTCTGACCTCGGCTATTTAGCTAGAAGGTCCTGGTGGCCTCACCTGGCAGGAATCCTTCCCGTACTTCTCATCCCCGGCACACACCATGTTCTGGGTGATCTGGTTGGGGTAGGCACGCTCACACTCCTCACGGGACACCAGATGGATGTATGCACATTGGATGGTGTTAGGGAAACCACCTACAGAGAGAGGAGGGCCAGGTTCACTTCACAGTCTGTCCTTCCCAGGTCCTCCCCAGCGATCTTCCAACCTGGTTAAGTCCTCTCTCCCCTACTGGTCTCTATTCCCCACTGGTTTCCTTCTTCCTATTTGTCTTTCATTCATAAAAACCCATTTCCATTGGCCCTGGCTCCTGATTGGTCCCTCTTTACATTATTCTTTCCTCCCATTGGCCTGCCTTCCTCATTAATTGTCCCTTTTCCACTAGGCCTCATTTCTTATTGGTTTGCCCTTTCTCTTAGGTCCTGCCTCTACTTGTCTTTTTCACTAGTCCCACCTTCTTCAGTAGTCACAGCTCACCTCTAGTCTCTCTTCAATTAGTCCCTCCTCCACCCTTTCATCCTGCATTGGACCCTTCTTTTCTGTTGGTTCATCCTGATAGGTCAACACTTGACCATTGGTCCTTTTCTAACCAATCACATTATCCCTCATTGGCCCTCACTTCTTATTGGCCCTTAATCCAGaggtccaccccccccccccaattggTCCTATCCTAAATGAACCCACACTCACAGGCCTACCTTCCGCGGTTCCTGCTGACCTACTGGACTTGTTCCTACCCCAGTCCTTCTTCTACTGACTCCTGTTGATCACTGATATTTCCTCAGTTGGTTCCTCCCCATTATCTCTCTCCACTCCACTTGTACTCGCAATTCGTATCTTTCAGCTGGCTGCCCTGTTTTTATTGATCTCTCTTCTTCCATTAGTCCCTCCTCCATTATCACTTTTTGGTCATCTGTGCATACTGATTGGTCCGCTTCCATTACTGCCCCCACCCTTTTTTGACCTCCTTCTTGATTAGCATCTCCCCACTGACACTCCCTCTTCATTGATCCTTCATCTTACGGCCTATCTCTCCATACCATTCACCTGTGGATCTACTTTCTCCACTGGCTGTTCACTCCTTCGCTTAACTCCCATATTTGCCAACCCTCCCCACTGACACACTGCCCCACTGGCCATCACCATTAGCCCACCTCCTCCATAGCCTGTCACCCATCGGCCTGCTTCCCCATCACCCTCCCCCTACTGACCGTCTGCTGTCTTGCCCCAGCCTAGGATGTGGCAGCTGGCGTGGTTGGCTGAGCAGTCTTCctccagggagaggggctggatgCGTTCAGAGAATCTGGCCGGTCGAGCCAGGCGCAACAGCATGATGTCCTGGTCATGAGTGGCAGCATTGTAGCCAGGGTGGACCACAGCCCGGACAACAGAGCTCTGCTCTTGGAAACTCTCCCTTTGCTGAAGGTTGTGCTTCCCCAGGTAAACCTGAAGATTCCTGGGAAAGAGGAGAGCTGGGTCTTACCTGGAGTCCTTGGGCTGCAGCTGAGACTCCGGAAAGAGCTGTGATGGGAGATGGGGTAGCCTGGTGGTACCATGAGCTATCTGGTCTGTTCTCCTCACAGTCTTCCCAGCTCAGGAAAGGACAACTGCATCCTTGCAGAATAACCTTGGAGACTATTCTTGACTCTCTTTGTTTCAAGCTGCACAGAAGTCTTTTTTGGTTCTCCAAAGTATATCCAGGATGTGATCACTTCTCACCTCCCTCACTGCCACCATTTTGGTCTGGAGCCATCATCTCTTACTGGGACTATGGCAGTAGGCACCCCACCGGGctcctttttctgtgttttcccctCCACAATACAACCAGAGAAATTTTAACAACATAAAATATCCcacctcctcctgtccctcctcgGCTCAGAACCCTCCAATGActcccatctcactcagagtaaaGGTTGACGTTTTCACTCTGGCCCACAAGGTCCTGCACATCCTGCTCCCATCACCTCTCAAATAttaccttctcccactctctccttctctccttctgctccaggTACACTGGCTACCCTGCCTTTCCTTGAAACAACAGTCATCCTCTCATCCCAGGGCCCTTGCTCCAGCTCTTCCCTCTGTCAGCAACTCTTTCTCCCACATATCTGCATGatttcctcccccacctccttcagATTTCACCTTCTCTGTGAGGCCTTCTCTGATGAtccaattaaaatgcaaatacctaCCCTAACAGGCAAGTCctttctccctgttttttttttttttgtcatccaAGAATCTACCATCACCATCAGATATACTATCTAtgtattgttaaatatttactgattttattgtctctcttcctaccatagcagcactgtccaatagaacttcCTCAGTCATGCAGCTGTTTAATACGGTGGACACTAGAGACTAGGTTGCAACTTGCCCTTTGGCTCCTGGATTTGTCATCTCATTGTATTTTCCTTAATGTAAATTTAATTGGCCATTTTTGTCTACCATATTAGGTAGCACAGCTCTAGAATATCAAgatgggatttttgttttgttcagataCAGCATCCTCAGTGTCTCATCTATGTCTATCATATTTACAATAAACATCTAACAGATATTTGTGAAATGGATCAAAGAGTCAGTCCCTTGCTCAAAATTCTCCTGTGGCTCCCCATTGCCCTTGGAATAAAACTCATTCTACCATTCTCTGTCTCATTGTCAACAGGTAACTTTCTTAGAACACTCCAGACAGTTTCATCCTCAGGGACTTTGTCTTTGCATTTCTTCTGCTGTGAATGTTTGTCCCCCTTCTTCATTTGTCTACCCTTTCTCATTTTCCATGCTTCAGCTTGGACTTCATCTAATCAGAAAGTCCCTCCTGACACCCTCGTCCATTCAAAGTAGgtatctctgttcttttctctcagGGAGCCAtccctgttcttttccttcactggACTTGGGGTAATTTGTAATTATATGATTTTTCGAGGGGTTGTTTGTTAAATAATTATCATTCTGTGCCTTTCTGCTTCTGTGCtcctaaaggcagaggctctgtGTATTTCTCTCACCTACTACTGAATCCCCACTGCCCACCTCAAGTCAGGCACTTAGCAGATGCTTTGATCAATGTGCACCAGATGGATGACTGAGAGAATGTCAGGAGTGATGTCAAGTGTGGGGGAGACCACCCTGGGGTCCTTGAGTCCATACCCTTGCATGATTAACCCCTCCTCCCACAGTAGGAAGTGGTACCTGTTGGTTTCCAAACACTTCAGTTGCCACTTActacttccctgagcctcagtatcctcatctgcaaaatgggaccaGGAGTCCCTTGTTGTGAAGTTTCCAGGAAATGTATATTAACTGCTTAACTCAGCACCTGGCTGGTAGTTAGCACTGAACAAAATGGCAACTGTTAACCTAACTAGTGATCATTAGTTCTCTGAGGATTAGTCCTGGTCCCTCTATGCTTTTCAACCTATGCTAGCTTTTTGGATGATCTCATCCCGTCCTGTGTTTAAATACCACTTATTTGTGGATGACCCCTTAATGTTTCCCTCCAGGTCTGACTTCTCCTCTGAGCACCAGGAGCCTACCCTCATGCTTCATTGACATCTCCCTGGTATCTCAGACTCACCTCGGCTAGAACAAAATGTCTGACCCTCCTCTGCCCATGTCCAAACTGGttctatttccctttcctttggctcAGAAAGACACAACAGAACATCCACTTGTTTGAGTCAAATACCTGGAGGTCagctctgcttcttccatcccaCATCACTGAGTCCCGCTGGTCTCAAAATATCTCCCAAGGTTTTTAACTATCCTCCATCTCCTGGTCCAAACCATCATCCTAGGTTATTCTACGTGCATCCCTTCCTTCATTTCCCCTTGCCCAGCCCACTTTCCACATGGTGGTCAGGATGCTCTTaaagactgggtggctcagtcattaagcatctgccttcagctcaggccatgatcccagggtcttgggatagagtcccacatcaggttccaggctcaatgagaagcctgcttctctctctgcctgccactccccctgcttgtgttctgtttctgtctctgtctctgtctttctctctctctctctctctctgacaaataaataaataaaatctttttaaaaatgtaagtcagTTCCTGCTGCTTCCCTGACTGAAATTTTCCACTGGCTCCCTACCTCACTTAGATTGAAATCCATCACTCCATCGCTGTCTACAGGTTCCTGCCCCATCTGATTCCCCAGTTACAAGGTCAGtccataaaagcagaaattatgcTTGTTTTCTTCCCTGCTGTATCCGCAGGGTCCCAAACAGGGCCTGGCAGATAGGTAATGCTCAGTTAAGTACTGGCCAGGTGAACCTTGTTACAGATGGCCTTGGGTTGGGACAGGGGGATGTAGGTGTCTCTTCGTGCCTGAAATCTGTAAGACATCCCCAGGGTCTCATTGCAATCACGCCTCATTCATGGAGTGGAGACTCACGGTTTTTTGCAGTGGGCAGCGGTGAGGACCCACAGTGGGTGAATGAGGACCCCTCCGCAGAGTAAGTGGCCTGACATGTAGAGGGCAGCTTGGTAGGGGTGAGACGTCTGCTCACAGGGTCCACCATGCAACACCTTATTCTGCTCCTCGGCCcaggctgagagaggaagggTCTGAGTCAGGAAGGAGGTCTGGAGACACCAGGCGAATCCCCCAAGGTGAACCCCAATGCCATCCCAGTGTTCCAGGTcatctccaccccaccccatcctcaaATTCTTCCCCACCTTCTTgactccttcccacctcctttcTGTCTGCATCCCCATCCCTAAACTAgccccctgcttcctcctcactccaaGCCCACCCTGCCTCCATACCCGTGTGAATCCCTACCCCAAGGTCCAAACTTTCCCATCAGCAGCCcctacccgccccccacccaaccaccccatcccatcccatcccctgTCTTCCCACCTGCAGCCATCACGACCAGTGCCACAATCAGCGTCTTCATGCCCATTCCTGAGAAGGGAAACCAAATGCTCCTCAGTCCCCCTTGCAAGTCCCCACCTCCttcatttcccccccccccacctgcatACTTTCCTGACCCTTGACCTCCAACCTTCCCCTGGCCTCCTGTCACTCTAACCACATCTTCCATTCTGGGGTCCCATGAAGGCAGGTTGAATAACAATCCAGAACCACTCGTGGTGCTCTGTGGCTCACATTATGCGTCTCTTACTTCTCTGGGCTCCAGCATGCCCGCCTGCCAACAAGAGGGGATGGCCCAGGAAGAGTCctgaccttcttccctccccatgGGATTTTTCTTCTGTGCTCACTGTGTTGCTCTCCCCACATCTGGAGGTTCTGGGGTGCAGCATGATCTTACCTGCTGGGGGCCAGCTACCTGAGGGTCCAGAGGACTCCTGGCCGAGGGGCTCTTGGGTTGGGATAGGGATAGCAGGTgtcacaggcagagagacagaggagcaaAGAGAATCAGAAAGGCAGGGAGTTATGGGGAGAGACCGGACACTGAAAGCAGAGAGGATGCCCAGGAGCCAGagccacagagacagacagcagaAGATGTATGGGCTGTGGGGCCCAGGCAGACACCTGGGCTTCCTAGCCTCCCTGGAAGAGGCTGTTCTCCGTCCACAGACACTCCTGGTTCTTCCTTTTAACTCCTATCTCCCCAGGTCCCTGAGGCAGGAGGCCGCCCCACCCTTTCCTCCTCACCCAGACCTCCCACACACATTCCTTACTTCCCCATCTCCCCATGGTTCTACTCTTGGTGACCCCTGACTGGGCTTCCAGGAAGGGGAGCACTAGTCCCTGAGTGCACTGGGGACCTGGACTCCTGGGACTGAGCGGGGAGAGGCTAGGGGTCCAGACTCCAGGGTTTGAAGGAGGAGTCTAGAATTCTAGATCTTCAGGAGAAGGACCTGGGCACCTGCACTTTTGAGTCTAAAGGAGAAAAGATGGTCGCTTGTTCTCAGTCCCTAGATTTCTACGTCCTTGAGCAAGGTATCTGAAGACCAACACCCAGGCAAGTGACCAGTGCCCTCTGGCATGCAGGAATCCCCCCACCTCTGTCTGTGAGCCCTTTAGGCCTGCGATCCTCACTCCTGGGTCTGCTGCCTTCAGACACTGAAAACCAGGCAGCATGGGTCAGTGGGGTTGGGGTGATTCACGCACCTGCCCGTAAGTCCCTCTGTGGTTGCTGACGACCTCCGTGTCCCCACTGTAGACAGCAAGCCAGTAAGAAAGCATGTGTCACCAAGCTGGCTCCcgcccctgccctgggctggggcgCAGTCCCAGCGCTATGGGGAAAGGGGCCTCAGACAATCGGGCTTTGTCCGCCCCCAGGACCCAGTGCCATGCTCCCAGCAGCTCCGTTTCTCAACCTCTCTTCCGGGCAGGCAGGCGGCTGTGTCAATAGCTTCCCTTTGTCCCTGTCTGACAGTCCTGTTGCTGTCCTTTCATTGTCCACCCACTTCTGCCGGATATCAGGACATTTGACCCTCCTGGTCCCCCTGCTCCAAGCCTGCCCACCTGTGAGGTCTCACTGTCCACCTCTCTCCCTGGCCATGGTGGAGCTGTCTCCACGTCTCCTCCCACCGCCCCTCATGTTTTCCTGTGTTCATCTCAGGCTCTACTtgtgtctctgtccctctttccccatctttttctctgtatctctctctgcttttctcccaGTTCTCTGAGTCTCTTGACATTCTCTACATCTTGGTTTGCTTATCCTCCCCTGGCTTCCCCTGCATTTCCAGCAGAAGCCTGTGCCTCTGCCCAGAAGCAACTTAGTTCCCTAGGGAGCCAGAGGGTTTATAATGAGGAGCAGTGGGGAAGCCAGTGGAACACAGGAGGGTTTCCAATGAGATTCAACACCTAAGGAGAGGCTTGGAAGTAAGCAGGAATACAAGAACACTTGAGAGTGATGTGGGAGTGTGAGATGGGGGCCCCAGCAGCTGTGGAGGGACCCAGGAGGATTTGAGGAGGTGCCTGTGAAGTTGGACCTTGAAAGCTGTGCCCAGTGTTGGGCATTGGTCAGGAGAAGTGGGGCAAGAAAGCCTggcatgtggggcgcctgggtggctcagtgggttaaagcctctgccttcggctcaggtcatgattccagggtcctgggatcgagccccacatcgggctctctgctcggcagggagcctgcttcctcctctctctctctctctgtctgcctctctgcctacttgtgatctctgtctgtcaaataaataaataaaatctttaaaaaaaaaa
Coding sequences:
- the KLK6 gene encoding kallikrein-6 translates to MGMKTLIVALVVMAAAWAEEQNKVLHGGPCEQTSHPYQAALYMSGHLLCGGVLIHPLWVLTAAHCKKPNLQVYLGKHNLQQRESFQEQSSVVRAVVHPGYNAATHDQDIMLLRLARPARFSERIQPLSLEEDCSANHASCHILGWGKTADGGFPNTIQCAYIHLVSREECERAYPNQITQNMVCAGDEKYGKDSCQGDSGGPLVCGDRLRGLVSWGNVPCGSKEKPGVYTDVCRYGHWIRKTIQGN